The Psychrobacter sp. LV10R520-6 genome includes a region encoding these proteins:
- the hutG gene encoding formimidoylglutamase has translation MTITAVSQTAADMALWTGRAEPFESERACYWYQLAQPYEHQHIGLVGFACDQGVRRNQGRVGARAAPPLIRNAFAKLPVIAELQKRFNGKLPTLLGDASEIHCDDNDGFAEQLLEQAQEQYADVVSNVVQKGGLPIGLGGGHAMAYGSFLGLWQAIQQATNIDTSENNTADIPTIGVINFDAHLDIRQSDVATSGTPFRQIAEHLTEYEQPFHYCCIGVSRFSNTAALFDRADSLGVRVISDEDCYYQAWETLAAQIEAFINQVDVVYLTIDMDCFPSSVVPGVSAPAAYGIELSFVERAVKTIMASGKVKIADIAEINPTYDSDQRSCKVAARLLATIIEQHLLTL, from the coding sequence ATGACTATAACAGCCGTTAGCCAAACTGCTGCTGATATGGCGCTATGGACAGGACGCGCGGAGCCATTTGAAAGCGAGCGCGCCTGCTATTGGTATCAGCTGGCACAGCCTTATGAGCATCAGCACATTGGACTGGTTGGCTTTGCCTGCGATCAAGGCGTTAGGCGCAATCAAGGGCGCGTCGGGGCAAGAGCTGCACCGCCACTGATTCGTAACGCTTTTGCTAAACTGCCGGTTATCGCTGAGCTACAAAAACGTTTCAACGGTAAGTTGCCAACCTTGCTAGGCGATGCCAGCGAAATTCACTGTGATGATAACGATGGTTTTGCCGAGCAACTGCTTGAGCAAGCCCAAGAGCAATATGCCGATGTTGTCAGTAACGTTGTTCAAAAAGGTGGTCTGCCTATTGGTCTTGGCGGCGGACATGCTATGGCCTATGGTAGCTTTTTAGGATTATGGCAAGCGATTCAGCAAGCTACTAATATTGACACCAGTGAAAACAATACGGCCGATATACCGACTATTGGTGTGATTAACTTTGACGCTCATCTTGATATTCGTCAATCTGATGTAGCCACTTCGGGCACCCCTTTTCGCCAAATCGCAGAACACCTAACCGAATATGAGCAACCGTTCCACTATTGCTGTATTGGGGTTAGCCGCTTCTCCAACACCGCAGCGCTATTTGATCGTGCCGACAGTTTAGGTGTGCGCGTTATCAGTGATGAGGACTGTTATTATCAAGCGTGGGAAACACTTGCCGCTCAGATTGAAGCGTTTATTAATCAGGTTGATGTGGTTTATTTAACTATTGATATGGACTGCTTTCCGTCTAGCGTAGTCCCTGGAGTCAGTGCGCCAGCTGCCTATGGCATCGAGCTGAGCTTCGTTGAGCGGGCTGTCAAAACCATTATGGCATCCGGCAAAGTAAAAATAGCAGATATCGCTGAGATTAACCCAACCTATGATAGCGATCAACGCAGCTGTAAAGTTGCTGCTCGACTTTTAGCCACCATCATTGAGCAACACTTATTAACTTTATAA
- a CDS encoding glycosyltransferase family 2 protein encodes MAGDEILIVDNNHTETALYEPLATFCAELDTRLNVHFYHIDAVAGFKAGALNLALGLMNPNATHVVVVDSDYQALPQARSAIAAAIDDYPDYALLQFPQFYRDAGRVDVHSELNHYFNYHLYRPFNRQRALSTGTYAIIRRSALLDLGGWSGASLTEDAQMGVLMHQHGLRSQFIPEVIATGLLPTTVGDLMSQRRRWIYGNMQVFNSYFSITSRLSTATRLSPNRSITNALGERLAYIRAHLSQLSAWVNFTGIFILLHICTLLIIGSALLINLNIRLPLLLTPLYVVYASYGIFLTRRLWAYSQDREPLNQQVRNGHSQSISNPSISNKLRAWALHLNFWELGALSWLPVLWGRDKPFICTPKQQYMRTRRTAWMANIVALPKLLLILNMITAVIVSPLSPLYSPILFFCAITVCLLKLWAAKVMFANYNYGEVATSTSLPSAKSVSNIRLVANAKVTKIKLSKTKSTEVQIFKPKSKPVISLFKDDNAVNQ; translated from the coding sequence ATTGCTGGCGATGAGATATTAATTGTTGATAACAACCATACTGAGACCGCACTCTATGAGCCATTAGCAACATTTTGTGCTGAACTGGATACACGGCTAAATGTACACTTTTATCACATCGATGCGGTGGCAGGCTTTAAAGCAGGGGCACTAAATCTAGCATTAGGCCTTATGAATCCCAATGCTACACATGTAGTAGTGGTCGATAGTGATTATCAAGCATTACCGCAGGCAAGAAGCGCTATCGCTGCTGCTATTGATGATTATCCCGATTATGCACTATTACAGTTTCCGCAGTTTTACCGTGATGCTGGCCGAGTCGATGTCCATAGTGAGCTGAATCATTATTTTAATTATCATTTATACCGGCCCTTCAATCGTCAGCGTGCGTTATCGACAGGGACTTATGCAATTATTCGCCGTAGCGCATTGCTAGATTTAGGCGGTTGGTCGGGCGCTTCTCTGACAGAGGACGCGCAGATGGGGGTGTTGATGCATCAGCACGGTTTGCGCAGCCAGTTTATTCCTGAGGTAATCGCTACCGGCTTGTTGCCTACTACCGTCGGTGATTTGATGAGTCAGCGTCGGCGCTGGATTTATGGCAATATGCAAGTGTTCAATAGCTATTTCTCTATAACCTCCCGCCTTTCTACAGCTACGCGCCTGTCGCCAAATAGGTCCATAACAAATGCTCTTGGTGAGCGCTTAGCCTATATACGGGCTCATTTATCGCAGCTTAGCGCTTGGGTGAATTTTACTGGTATTTTCATTCTGTTGCATATCTGTACCTTACTGATCATTGGTAGTGCGCTGCTGATAAATTTAAATATACGTTTACCATTGTTACTAACGCCTTTGTATGTGGTCTATGCCAGCTACGGGATATTTTTGACAAGACGCTTATGGGCGTATAGTCAGGACCGCGAGCCGCTTAATCAGCAAGTAAGGAATGGCCATAGTCAGAGCATTAGTAATCCAAGCATTAGTAATAAGCTACGGGCATGGGCTTTGCACCTTAATTTTTGGGAGCTCGGGGCTTTATCCTGGTTACCAGTGTTGTGGGGACGTGATAAGCCCTTTATCTGTACACCCAAACAACAATACATGCGCACGCGACGCACGGCATGGATGGCTAATATAGTCGCGTTACCTAAGCTGCTATTGATACTCAACATGATAACGGCGGTCATCGTGTCGCCCTTATCGCCGCTCTATTCTCCAATACTGTTTTTCTGTGCTATCACTGTCTGCCTGCTAAAGTTATGGGCCGCAAAAGTCATGTTTGCCAATTATAATTATGGAGAGGTAGCAACGAGCACTTCTTTACCATCCGCTAAATCAGTTTCCAATATTAGGTTGGTAGCCAACGCTAAGGTAACTAAAATTAAATTAAGTAAGACTAAATCAACTGAGGTCCAAATTTTTAAACCAAAAAGTAAACCTGTAATCTCTTTATTTAAAGACGATAACGCTGTTAATCAGTAG
- a CDS encoding PepSY domain-containing protein, producing the protein MSIVEKKTGGRVMEVEFKNDRDYNDHTSYYEVEMLKNDHIFELNVDANTGEIFNNKVKK; encoded by the coding sequence ATGAGTATTGTTGAGAAAAAAACAGGGGGCCGCGTCATGGAAGTTGAATTTAAAAATGACCGGGATTATAACGACCATACCTCATATTATGAAGTTGAAATGCTCAAAAACGACCATATTTTTGAGCTAAACGTTGATGCCAATACGGGTGAGATATTCAATAATAAGGTTAAAAAGTAA
- the hutI gene encoding imidazolonepropionase, whose amino-acid sequence MTNTTNQTTDPATMTSFDRIITNANLATFSAYYGFDVHTNSKENGKSTSVDHTPYGQLENAAIGIKEGKIAWIGSNEQMIPHLSHYKAEQIKDVNGGWLTPGLIDCHTHLVYAGNRSNEFEARLHGASYQDIAAQGGGIVATVSATRAASIEEIFAQSEKRLLPLIKEGVTSIEIKSGYGLDLDTERKMLTVARQLGGKYDIYVSTTYLAAHALPPEYKDRADDYIEQVCEWLPILHDEGLIDAVDGFCENIAFSSEQIRRVFEVARSLDLPVKLHSEQLSDIGGSALVAEYQGLSSDHLEHLSEADIEKMAASNTVAVLLPGAFYTLRDTKLPPIAALRKHQVAIAISTDCNPGTSPLTSLLLAMNMGCTLFYLTPEEVLAGATINAARALGLSKKGRIEVGCDADLALWDITRPADLCYQIGLNPITGIMRQGQWRKG is encoded by the coding sequence ATGACTAACACTACAAACCAGACGACTGATCCCGCAACCATGACATCGTTCGATCGTATTATTACCAACGCCAATCTTGCCACTTTTTCAGCGTATTATGGCTTTGATGTGCATACCAACAGTAAAGAAAACGGTAAATCAACATCGGTAGACCACACACCTTACGGTCAGCTAGAAAACGCCGCTATCGGTATAAAGGAAGGTAAGATTGCGTGGATTGGGTCAAATGAACAGATGATCCCGCACCTTTCTCATTATAAAGCAGAACAAATCAAAGATGTAAATGGCGGCTGGTTAACGCCAGGTTTAATCGACTGTCATACTCATTTGGTCTATGCGGGTAATCGTAGCAATGAGTTTGAGGCACGTTTGCACGGCGCCAGTTATCAAGATATTGCAGCGCAAGGTGGCGGGATTGTCGCGACCGTCAGTGCAACGCGCGCAGCCAGTATTGAGGAGATATTTGCCCAAAGTGAAAAACGTCTCCTACCCCTCATAAAAGAAGGTGTGACCAGTATCGAAATAAAATCCGGCTATGGTCTGGACTTAGATACTGAGCGCAAAATGCTCACCGTCGCGCGTCAACTTGGTGGCAAATACGACATTTATGTCAGCACCACCTATTTAGCCGCTCATGCCCTGCCACCTGAGTATAAAGACCGTGCGGACGATTACATTGAGCAAGTCTGCGAGTGGCTGCCGATCCTGCATGACGAGGGTCTAATCGATGCAGTCGATGGATTTTGTGAAAATATTGCTTTTAGCTCAGAGCAAATCAGACGCGTCTTTGAAGTTGCCCGCTCATTAGATTTGCCCGTAAAGCTCCATTCTGAGCAGCTGTCTGATATAGGCGGCAGTGCCTTAGTTGCTGAGTACCAAGGCTTATCAAGCGATCACTTAGAGCATTTATCGGAGGCAGATATTGAAAAAATGGCAGCCAGTAATACGGTTGCAGTGCTCTTACCGGGCGCATTTTATACTTTGCGCGATACCAAGCTACCACCAATAGCAGCGCTGCGTAAGCATCAAGTTGCTATCGCTATTTCAACCGACTGTAATCCGGGCACTTCACCACTGACCTCGCTATTACTCGCGATGAATATGGGCTGTACGCTGTTTTATTTAACACCTGAAGAAGTATTAGCAGGAGCCACTATTAACGCTGCAAGAGCGCTAGGGTTGTCTAAAAAGGGCCGGATAGAAGTAGGCTGTGATGCCGATCTAGCACTTTGGGATATCACTCGCCCTGCGGACTTATGCTATCAAATTGGGCTTAACCCTATTACGGGTATTATGCGTCAAGGTCAGTGGCGTAAAGGCTAA
- a CDS encoding glycosyltransferase family 2 protein, with the protein MTVVNVAKPTTLPVSVITTCYGRNRHLYNLLSSLAQGSVRPDEVIIVNDDADPERLAQFSLNIVQIPTTTQAPLDSAYKISENETLKTGFDIGRNRNSGAARATHDTLIFLDVDCIVAPTFIEQLNAKLQVHPDALLMGQPRYLTRPLTDAEGAQLQQGTLSKAQLSKLSVYNPYRYNFESVIEDGVAENDKQTPIEQTQDYGAFWSLCFAISRTQFEQIGGFDTQYVGYGAEDTDFAFTVRALNIDFYLTADVIYHQQHSVYRPPLNHLDSIVINANRFYDKWQHWPMAGWLTPFANMGLIDWQADQQQFISIVRQPNTAEIEAAYCLDAAYV; encoded by the coding sequence ATGACTGTAGTTAATGTAGCCAAACCTACTACCCTTCCTGTTAGTGTAATTACTACTTGCTACGGACGTAATCGCCATCTTTATAATCTACTTAGCAGTCTGGCGCAAGGTAGCGTTAGACCTGATGAAGTCATTATCGTAAACGATGATGCTGACCCTGAGCGGTTGGCTCAATTCTCTTTAAATATTGTACAAATACCAACGACTACCCAGGCGCCATTAGACAGTGCTTACAAGATATCAGAGAATGAAACGCTTAAGACCGGATTTGATATCGGCCGTAATCGTAATAGTGGGGCTGCCCGTGCTACACATGACACGTTGATATTCTTAGATGTCGATTGTATTGTTGCGCCAACATTCATTGAGCAGTTAAATGCTAAATTACAAGTGCATCCTGATGCGTTGCTGATGGGCCAGCCGCGTTATCTTACTCGACCTTTAACAGATGCCGAGGGAGCGCAGCTACAGCAAGGTACGTTATCCAAAGCACAGTTAAGTAAGCTATCTGTCTATAATCCTTATCGCTATAACTTTGAGTCGGTCATTGAGGACGGAGTAGCTGAAAACGATAAGCAGACGCCCATTGAGCAGACCCAAGATTATGGCGCATTTTGGAGTTTATGCTTCGCTATCTCGCGGACGCAATTTGAGCAGATTGGCGGTTTCGATACGCAGTATGTTGGCTATGGCGCTGAAGATACTGATTTTGCCTTTACCGTTCGCGCCTTAAATATCGATTTTTATTTAACTGCCGATGTGATTTATCACCAGCAGCACAGTGTTTATCGACCGCCACTAAACCATTTGGATAGCATTGTCATTAATGCCAATCGCTTTTATGATAAATGGCAACATTGGCCAATGGCGGGATGGCTTACGCCGTTTGCAAATATGGGGCTGATTGATTGGCAAGCCGACCAACAACAATTCATTAGCATTGTCCGTCAGCCAAATACAGCTGAGATCGAGGCGGCATATTGCCTCGATGCGGCTTATGTTTAG
- a CDS encoding glycosyltransferase — translation MTSTPVANTSNTTNCRIIHNEKGVKTTKQSKTPVLRIAIIAHSLYPIAEPYAGGLEMITQLLCNELVTQGHEVLLYAHSDSQTEATLIPLLTRAQFEAMVYDNEHDSVGMSREELYQYLVYQQALRDMITRDERGEIDVVHNHSLHHVPMMLGQVFGSRFFTTFHTPIFPQLRLALLTLRQGTQTQFTAISGHQQQLFDEFVPSHVVYNGIDVQSFTANIQPIKDEVYFWYGRICPEKGTHLAMEYCKAAGKRLVIAGPKSNEDYFNQYVAPLLAEDGKVSKENGTPALFDYVGHLSKAKINDYLGNATALLFTSTWDEPYGLTLAESLACGTPVIGFDVGASAEIVTPDSGIIVAKMDKEAFVQAFADINTISRQACRNHAEQFCSVAAMVDGYVQLYKQALKDKPVDQNQEADNKQPDLFNKPDIPINLDETLSRTLHAVSKDKSAAIKNSEIKASVFYRINIMRIGYYAHHHGSGHCRQADKLAALLPLKLRQQLTVFTSLAADAYRFIIITEEQIVHLSAEDERPDNVLAGRAGQYWQPSSLHYSPVGNTDIQTRSWQILDGIKQRQIDLMIIDVSVEVAMLCRVASVPYLYVRLAGIRDDTPHVNAFAGALGLLAPYPPALEALMTPDLVRQKTLYLDFLAATSSEPLTYEAFIQMLTSLTTETARTTDATVVNRLPALLSRSINAPFDKHNTECATDNTATQMNLDRRQSTIITVIKGYGGHEAIDAKLPELRRALPDAIIISLGPIDDDMRKFVDIAAHVDDVTPFIAHSNWLLMACGLNGIAQAYRYATPLVVLPDNRPHQEQEVMAEALIMQGRALSWEQFMTRIEKGRIQSMPSMYESNEKAHSKLENQFNLSVNTPAQAFMDSIATFPSPKLWFEEWLLPQLGFSPDI, via the coding sequence ATGACATCTACCCCTGTAGCTAATACATCAAATACGACCAATTGTCGTATTATTCATAATGAAAAAGGCGTCAAAACGACGAAACAATCAAAAACTCCTGTATTACGCATTGCGATTATCGCGCACTCTCTATATCCAATCGCGGAACCCTATGCCGGCGGTCTGGAGATGATCACTCAGTTGCTCTGTAATGAGCTGGTTACCCAAGGCCATGAGGTGTTGCTTTACGCGCATTCGGACAGTCAAACGGAGGCCACGCTAATCCCGTTGCTCACGCGCGCGCAGTTTGAGGCGATGGTATATGACAATGAGCATGACTCAGTTGGGATGAGTCGTGAAGAGCTGTATCAATATTTAGTTTATCAGCAAGCGCTACGCGATATGATCACTCGTGATGAGCGCGGTGAGATTGACGTGGTACACAATCACAGCTTGCATCATGTCCCGATGATGCTGGGTCAAGTGTTTGGGTCAAGGTTTTTCACCACTTTTCATACGCCTATCTTCCCCCAGCTACGTTTGGCGCTGTTGACTCTACGGCAAGGAACACAAACCCAGTTTACGGCGATTAGTGGCCATCAACAGCAATTGTTTGATGAATTTGTGCCGTCTCATGTGGTTTATAATGGGATTGATGTGCAATCATTTACCGCGAATATTCAACCTATTAAAGATGAGGTTTACTTTTGGTACGGACGTATTTGTCCTGAAAAAGGCACGCATCTAGCGATGGAGTATTGCAAAGCTGCCGGTAAGCGTCTGGTTATTGCCGGCCCTAAAAGCAATGAGGATTACTTTAATCAATATGTTGCTCCGCTATTGGCAGAAGACGGAAAAGTTAGTAAAGAGAATGGCACACCAGCGCTATTTGATTATGTCGGACATTTAAGCAAAGCCAAAATCAACGATTATCTAGGTAACGCAACCGCACTATTATTTACCAGTACTTGGGATGAGCCTTATGGGTTGACGCTAGCTGAGAGCTTGGCTTGTGGTACACCCGTGATTGGCTTTGATGTGGGTGCTAGTGCTGAGATTGTCACGCCAGATAGCGGAATTATCGTAGCTAAAATGGACAAAGAAGCATTTGTCCAAGCCTTTGCTGATATTAATACTATTTCACGGCAAGCATGTCGCAACCACGCTGAGCAATTTTGTTCAGTGGCAGCGATGGTAGACGGATATGTGCAATTATATAAACAAGCCCTAAAAGACAAACCTGTTGACCAAAACCAAGAAGCTGATAATAAACAACCCGACCTTTTTAATAAACCGGATATACCAATCAACCTTGATGAAACGCTTTCTCGTACTTTACATGCGGTGAGCAAAGATAAGTCAGCTGCTATAAAAAACAGCGAAATAAAAGCATCTGTTTTTTATAGGATTAATATCATGCGTATTGGCTATTATGCCCATCATCATGGCTCAGGTCACTGCCGGCAAGCGGACAAACTAGCGGCACTATTACCGCTTAAGTTACGGCAACAGTTGACCGTATTTACCAGTCTAGCTGCTGATGCTTATCGATTTATTATTATAACTGAGGAGCAAATTGTTCATCTTAGTGCGGAAGATGAACGACCAGACAATGTGCTGGCAGGTCGTGCAGGGCAGTATTGGCAGCCGAGTAGCCTGCATTATTCTCCCGTTGGTAATACCGATATCCAAACGCGCAGTTGGCAGATATTGGATGGCATCAAACAGCGTCAAATTGATCTGATGATTATTGATGTCAGTGTCGAGGTCGCAATGCTATGCCGCGTTGCTAGCGTGCCTTATTTATACGTTAGATTAGCTGGTATTCGTGATGATACGCCACACGTTAATGCTTTTGCAGGAGCTCTTGGGCTGCTAGCCCCTTATCCGCCAGCATTGGAAGCTTTAATGACCCCAGATTTGGTGCGCCAAAAAACCTTATATCTTGATTTTTTAGCCGCTACTAGTAGTGAACCATTGACCTATGAAGCCTTTATCCAAATGCTAACGAGCTTAACCACTGAAACTGCTAGAACCACTGATGCTACTGTTGTTAATCGTTTACCTGCATTGTTATCACGTTCTATCAATGCGCCTTTTGATAAACATAATACTGAGTGTGCAACGGATAACACGGCTACGCAAATGAATTTAGATAGACGGCAATCAACGATAATTACCGTGATTAAGGGCTATGGCGGTCACGAGGCTATCGATGCAAAATTGCCCGAACTACGCCGTGCATTGCCCGATGCCATTATCATATCGCTTGGCCCTATTGATGATGACATGCGCAAGTTTGTCGATATTGCTGCCCATGTTGATGATGTGACGCCATTTATTGCTCATAGTAATTGGCTGCTGATGGCTTGCGGTCTTAACGGTATTGCGCAAGCGTATCGCTATGCGACGCCGCTAGTAGTACTGCCAGATAATCGCCCGCATCAAGAGCAAGAAGTTATGGCGGAGGCTTTGATAATGCAAGGTCGCGCGCTGAGTTGGGAGCAGTTTATGACGAGGATAGAGAAGGGGAGAATTCAAAGCATGCCGTCAATGTATGAGAGTAATGAGAAGGCACACTCTAAACTTGAGAACCAGTTTAACCTATCCGTTAATACGCCAGCCCAAGCCTTTATGGACAGCATCGCTACATTCCCGTCACCCAAATTATGGTTTGAGGAATGGCTACTACCACAGCTGGGATTCAGCCCCGATATTTAG
- the metE gene encoding 5-methyltetrahydropteroyltriglutamate--homocysteine S-methyltransferase: protein MTTAIPKAIPKNTVLGHILGYPRIGDKRQTKFALEHYWKGKKDKDATQAALLEVFTTNIQDQIDAGLDIITTGDFAHYDLVLSQAVAFGVQPPRFAGAETLDTFDRQFYFARGRDHTGQYEDNAAWQMTKWFDTNYHYLVPELEADEDFSNTDFTQIFKQVADAKAIIEKSGKTDKALKVVLIGPVSFLYLASSKLDDKLEHLDKLLPIYADLLNQLGEQGVDWVQMDEPILSLDLDGKWQQAFERAYNGLQQTPPQLIVANYFDTLGNNCHIACNLPVSGIHIDITRSSQAKQYVTQVIDHLPSHKLLSIGVVDGRSVWTTDQARAQDILTEANERLNTYHNQPNSDNDKDNQRLWVGTGSSLLHLPVDLKSEDVPENLKGKLAFAKQKLSEVVICAKLATGELQPDVTATDISLSPTQSEAQVRNGVFSDRYSKQEAKLNLPLLPTTTIGSFPQTAEIRKARRQWNNGELSDSDYQDAMKAEIRQCVTDQEELGLDVLVHGEAERTDMVEYFAQYLDGFWLAKNGWVQSYGTRCVRPPIVVGDISRPKAMTVDWISYAQSLTNKPMKGMLTGPVTILNWSFAPSDAATRDILRLQIAEAINQEVSDLQDAGIGIIQIDEPAFREGLPLKQAEHASYWKQAVDSFKHSASSAQPETQIHTHMCYSSFHDCLHHISAMDADVITIETARSGLQLLDAFKTDDNVDGADGADGADGGNQGGYQNAIGPGVYDIHSPRAPDSDAMQIVIDEAQKYIPIERLWINPDCGLKTRNWEEVRQQLRNMVEMTHIVRKKHAA from the coding sequence ATGACTACCGCAATCCCAAAAGCCATCCCGAAAAATACCGTACTTGGCCATATTTTAGGCTATCCACGTATTGGTGACAAACGCCAAACCAAATTTGCTTTAGAGCATTATTGGAAAGGTAAAAAAGACAAAGACGCTACTCAAGCCGCTTTGTTGGAAGTTTTTACCACTAATATCCAAGACCAAATCGATGCTGGCCTCGATATCATCACCACTGGCGACTTTGCCCATTATGATTTAGTCCTAAGCCAAGCCGTTGCCTTTGGTGTGCAGCCACCACGTTTTGCTGGTGCAGAGACACTCGATACTTTTGATCGTCAATTTTATTTTGCCCGTGGTCGTGACCATACGGGTCAGTATGAAGATAATGCAGCTTGGCAGATGACTAAATGGTTTGATACCAACTATCATTACTTAGTGCCTGAATTAGAAGCCGATGAAGACTTTAGTAATACGGATTTTACCCAAATATTTAAACAAGTTGCAGATGCTAAAGCCATTATTGAAAAAAGTGGTAAAACCGATAAAGCTTTAAAAGTTGTCTTAATTGGTCCGGTAAGCTTTTTATATTTAGCTTCATCAAAGCTTGATGACAAGCTGGAGCATCTTGATAAGTTACTACCGATTTATGCTGATTTATTGAATCAGTTGGGCGAGCAAGGTGTTGATTGGGTACAGATGGATGAACCTATTTTATCGTTAGATTTAGATGGTAAATGGCAGCAAGCGTTTGAGCGTGCCTATAACGGCCTACAACAAACACCGCCACAATTAATAGTGGCAAACTACTTTGATACGCTAGGCAACAATTGCCATATTGCTTGTAATCTACCGGTTAGTGGCATTCATATTGATATCACCCGTTCAAGTCAGGCTAAGCAGTATGTGACGCAAGTGATTGATCATCTGCCAAGTCATAAACTGCTGTCTATCGGCGTCGTCGACGGTCGCAGTGTCTGGACAACGGACCAAGCTCGAGCGCAAGATATCTTAACAGAGGCCAATGAGCGCTTAAATACCTATCATAATCAGCCAAATTCAGACAATGACAAGGATAATCAACGTTTATGGGTCGGTACGGGCTCATCGTTACTACATTTACCCGTTGATTTAAAATCTGAAGACGTTCCTGAAAATTTGAAGGGCAAACTGGCCTTTGCCAAGCAAAAACTAAGTGAAGTGGTCATTTGTGCCAAATTAGCAACGGGTGAGCTACAACCTGATGTCACCGCAACAGATATTAGTTTGTCGCCAACTCAGTCAGAAGCGCAAGTTCGCAATGGTGTCTTTAGCGACCGTTATAGTAAGCAGGAAGCCAAGCTTAATTTGCCATTATTACCAACCACTACGATTGGTTCATTCCCGCAGACCGCTGAGATTCGTAAAGCCCGCCGCCAATGGAACAATGGTGAGTTGAGCGATAGCGATTATCAAGACGCCATGAAGGCTGAGATTCGTCAGTGTGTGACCGACCAAGAAGAGTTGGGTCTTGATGTATTAGTCCACGGTGAAGCCGAACGCACAGACATGGTCGAATATTTTGCACAGTACTTAGATGGCTTTTGGTTGGCTAAAAATGGTTGGGTACAAAGCTATGGTACGCGCTGTGTCCGTCCACCAATCGTGGTAGGTGATATCAGCCGTCCAAAAGCCATGACCGTTGATTGGATCAGTTATGCGCAAAGCCTAACCAACAAGCCAATGAAAGGCATGTTGACCGGGCCAGTAACCATTTTGAACTGGTCGTTTGCGCCAAGCGATGCAGCCACCCGTGATATCTTGCGCTTACAAATTGCCGAAGCGATTAATCAAGAAGTCAGTGATTTACAAGACGCAGGAATTGGTATTATTCAGATTGATGAGCCCGCATTCCGTGAAGGCTTACCATTAAAGCAAGCTGAACATGCGAGCTACTGGAAGCAAGCGGTCGATAGCTTTAAGCATTCTGCCAGCTCTGCCCAGCCTGAAACCCAGATTCATACCCACATGTGTTATTCAAGCTTCCATGATTGCTTGCATCATATCTCTGCCATGGATGCTGACGTTATCACGATTGAAACAGCACGCTCAGGCTTGCAATTGCTAGACGCTTTTAAAACAGATGACAATGTAGATGGTGCTGACGGTGCTGACGGTGCTGACGGAGGCAATCAGGGTGGCTATCAAAACGCGATTGGCCCCGGTGTCTATGACATTCATAGCCCGCGCGCCCCTGATAGCGATGCTATGCAGATCGTGATTGATGAAGCGCAAAAGTACATTCCGATTGAGCGCTTATGGATCAACCCAGATTGTGGTCTAAAAACGCGTAATTGGGAAGAAGTACGTCAACAGCTGCGTAACATGGTCGAGATGACTCATATCGTCCGTAAAAAACACGCCGCATAA